A window from Sporichthya brevicatena encodes these proteins:
- a CDS encoding FHA domain-containing protein, producing the protein PAAQPPAAQPPARPARSHAAEKTEKIAHARAVVPYLEVNGEKHPLVRPVTVLGRGTQVDLRIDDAGVSRRHAEIQLGDAPMLVDLGSTNGTTLDGAPVGRVELTDGARIGMGDTVLVFRLPAG; encoded by the coding sequence CCCGGCCGCCCAGCCCCCGGCCGCCCAGCCGCCGGCCCGGCCCGCGCGATCGCACGCGGCCGAGAAGACGGAGAAGATCGCGCACGCCCGGGCCGTGGTCCCGTACCTGGAGGTCAACGGCGAGAAGCACCCGCTGGTCCGCCCGGTCACGGTCCTCGGCCGCGGAACGCAGGTCGACCTGCGGATCGACGACGCCGGGGTCTCGCGCCGGCACGCCGAGATCCAGCTCGGGGACGCCCCGATGCTGGTCGACCTCGGGTCCACCAACGGCACGACGCTCGACGGCGCGCCGGTGGGCCGCGTCGAGCTGACCGACGGCGCCCGGATCGGCATGGGCGACACCGTGCTGGTGTTCCGATTGCCGGCCGGGTAA